ataataataataataataataataataataataataatacaattgtATATGTGTATCTGTAATTATATTAAGACACATATTATCACGCTATGCTTTTAATCACTGCATTAAAACCTGGAAACATTGTCAACATATGCTGTAAACAAATGCTGATCAACTGAgcattatgattttttttatctattggataaaaaaaaatatttcatggtctgcaataatgacattttattattttcctaAAAGCACTTTGAAAGTCTTTGTTGAAATAAGCGTATATGATAGGGTTTAGCAGAGAGTTTGAATACCCGAGCCAGTTGATCACGTCGCGGAGCCAGGCGGGCATATTACATCCTGGGCAGAAGGGTACCACCAGCGCTTTAATGAAAAAGGGCAACCAACAGAAGATAAACGTACCCATGATAATACCGAGCGTCTTCACAGTTTTGCGTTCCCGTGCCAGTGCTATTTTCCTCTTTGCCTCGGTATTCTTTTCGTGCCTGTTCTCAAACAGCGGGACCGACTGGGGTGTGTCGGGGAGAGGAAGGTTGTTTTTGGAACTACTGTGCACCTCAATGATCTCCAAAGACTCGCCGTCTTCGGCGTGCTTCACTGCGCCATTTACGCACGAGGTCGGCTTGGGCTCCACAGTGCTCTTCCAGTTTTTGCCCAGCTCTCCCTTGGGCTTCTTGTGAAAAAGTGCCGGTGACACAGTCAAACATTTTACTTTCTTCTTCTCAGTTTTCCGGACCGTTCTTCGAATACGAAACCTGGCCGCTTTGAATATCCTTCCGTACAAGACTAGCATTAAAATAAGCGGGATATAGAAAGCGCAAGAAGTGGAGTAGATGGTATACCAGGGATCTTCATTGATCACGCACACCTGCTCCTCAGCTTCTGTCTGAGACTTCATGATAAGCATGGGTGGGATTGATATGCAGAATCCTATCAGCCATGTAACACTGATTAAAATCGCAGCGCGCCTTAGTGTTCTTTTCTTCATATAGTCTATAGGATCAGTTATTGCCCAATATCTATCCAGAGCTATTGCGCACAGGTGCAATATTGATGAGGTGCAACACAGAACATCTAAAGAAACAAAAATGTCGCAAGTTACCTGCCCCAGCTTCCACTTGTCTAACACTTGATAAAGTGCCGCCATAGGAAGAACCAGTACAGACACCATCAGATCTGTGATGGCCAAGGAGCCGATGAGATAGTTCGCGACGTTTTGGAGAGATCTTTCAAGCGCAATAGCCGCCACCACACACGCGTTCCCAAAGATGGCGCAAAGGATGAGCGCGCCAAGGAGGAATGATGTGGTAATCTGGTAGCTGAGTGTCAGTTCGACACCAGCCGTTGAGTTCTCGTCGTGTCCATCCGTTCCGTTGTACGGAAACAGCATAGATGTATTGTTTCTGTCATCCATATCGGGGGAAAGCCTTAGTGTTTGGCATAACAGACACTTGGCAACTCCATCTGTCTGCCGGAGCGCAGTCTTGGGACAGGAGGAATGGGTGCATGTATAGATATTCATGGAGGCATGAGAGTCTCTGAGGGCTGATGATGAGGAGGGTGCATTTATACCAGCTGTGGGTGAAACGTCAGTTACCTGGAGGGGCGGAACGGACTCTGCTCTGCTCATCCCCAGCATATAAATCCGTGCGATTTTATGTTAAAGATTAAACGACATATGTCTCCGCTCTCCGCTTACACTTTAAACCGGAGTGAAATGTGTCTGAGATTAGCCTATCCTTTTTTTAACTGAAACATTTAGTCAATCCATCTGATAGGAAAAGTAATGACTTCCTCAATGGACATCAGTAGCTTTAATAATCTGATATTTGATTGGCTACAAACTGTATAGTTAAGCTACATGTGTGTtagggtgtgtatgtgagattgTACATGTATTGTGGATTGTCTGGTTGGTGATGTAGCAGCGTAGGCTACACACCTTTCATCTTATCAAGTGCGCTACCCCCGCCCGCCCTGTTTAAAAAGGTGTATTGCTGCCATCTGGTGTAGGGTGTGTATGCTACCCAAACAGTCGCGTCCTGCTTTCGCGAGTAGCAATAGGCCTACGTGAATGATTGTAAAGTAACAGTATCCAAATCAGTATTATAAACAGCACCACAGTTTTCacgtagcctaataatttgctTTGCAATTTCAAGCTAGCCTCTAATCCTTCTTCCAACACCAGCCAATCTTAAATCAAACTGTTTTGTTTCAGTCCAACTATATCACGAGACTGCTTCCGATTTAcacaacaaaatgtgttttatgaAATAAATGATTGAGATGTGCTAGCCTAATTCTGCCCCAACTTGTGTTTGACTTCGTCTCGTCTCGTACTTATCGCTTTCCGTAGTATGTTGACGTCATAAGTCCACTCAGTCGCGTGTTCAAGAGAACCCAAACAAACAGGATGAGCAGAGCCTTCAAATCAGGTTTTTAATCTTTCCTGAGACTTTTGTGAGATTCTCGAAACAGTTAcatattttaacatttcaatgTTGCTATTATGCGTCCTAACAATCATATTTCCAACAAACCAGAGTCGCCAGGTAACTGTTAGAAGAAAAtttgctagctagcatgctacaGCTGTGAAATGTTATGTAGCTCAGACCAGACCCAGACCGAGACCCTTTACTGTCTAACACAAACTAGCCTACACTTGAAGGTAACCAGTTGACTAATAAAGTAGGTAACTTACATAACTTACTCGTAATAGAAATTAACTAGAAATTATTCGTTTTGATAAACTTTTGGTTAAAAAGAAGTATTGGTTGAAGATTGGTTTAGTTTCCAGTGGGGAATTTCTTGTACAAATAAAGGCAAAGTTACCTGAAGTGTCAGATCATTACAGTGGGTAATGTACTAAAACCAGTCTTGTTTGCAAATCACAAAGTAAGTAAATCTTGTTGGCCAACTGACTTTACGTAAGGATACATGTTGGCCTGCTGTTACTAGTAAGAATACCAACGCGTCATGTGTACTTACAGCGTTGGACGTGCCTCTCATGGACGGGTCGTGGGATTCTCCAGAGTACTCGTCTGCTCTGACCGTTCTTCGCTGCAGGAAATGCCGAAAATGTCTTATGGAGTCACCCTCGTTACTGTCGGTGAGTAGAGGGCTTGCATGGATCCAAGAGGCAAAAGAGTCACTGAGTTTATATTGTGGACTTCACATTGACATCTTCCACAATAGCAGAGCAGATTCATTTGATTTAGTTGACATTCATGTCGTGGAAATTGACTGGGAGTGATAACTGTAATGCCCCTTATCACCAAATAAACTGTAAACTAATGTGCATTTTCCCATCTGGTGTCGATTTTGGAACATATTTATGATGGTTGAATTTCTTTATTTATAACTGGTTTACATAATTCTGTTGTACCACCCAACCATCTACAATAATTCAGTTGTATCACCCAACCAGCTACAATGTGGGATATGGTGTCAATGATGCCATTAGAGTTATAGAGTAGCAGGAAAAGGGTCAGATTCAGGTCAGCCTGTGGGTTGTCAGAAGTAAGACGTGTTTGACACAGATAACAGTGAACTGATTTTGAACTCTGGATAGATAAGAACTGACTGCCTTGCATATCCTTTTTAGATAGGGGATTCAGCTGAGTTGTCCACGTGCAGCGTTTGGCATGTAAATGTGGACACCTTGCCAGACTGGATTCAGTCAGCTGTTCATCAGGTGTGTAATTTTTCTCATTTGATTCCATTTATTAAATTTTCAAGTATTAACACTGTACAATGTCTTTCAGAAAGTCTTTGAGAGATTTTGAGACTGTTTCTTTTTAACGCTGAACCACTGGTGGACATTAATACCCTCTGTCTCCGGTGCAGGCCCGTTGGACGGTCGGTAAGCTGAACTGCCCCTTCTGTGGCGCTCGTCTCGGGGGCTTTAACTTTGTCAACTGCTCCAGGTGCCCGTGCGGCCACGAGGACGTCGTGCACGTCAGCAAGAGCCGCGTTGACCACGAAAGCAAGTGTCCCGTCTACCCCCTCCGACCCTTAAGAGCGCAAGAGAGGGCAGGCAGGACAGAGGAGCTGAGGGACCCAGAGGGCGAGTGGTTAGTGAGGGGGAGTGCAGAGGGCTGCCTCCGCGAGCCACAGTCATCCTGCCCAGCCATCCTCAGGCTGATTGGGACCTCCACCCCCATCGCGCCCCCTCACCGCCTCGGAGCTGACGCCGAGTGGACGGCCGGCCAAGCTGCCCTGCCCAACGCCTCGTCCCAGCCACTGTCTGGCTTCTGTGGAATATCTGGCCTGTCCTGTTTTGGGGAGTCCTCTCTGAAGCGCCTCCTGGACCTGGCCGAGGTGGAGACGGTGGGGGAGGTGAGGCTGACCTCCCAACAAGAGACTCCTGCTCAACTGGTAGGATTAAGCCATCCTCTGTCCCCTACATTAGAGGCCGCAGAGACGGCCACGGGGCAAGCTGAACACCACGGGCCCTCAGAGCTGCCCACCCCTCTCAACTCAGGTCAGCAActgcagcagcatcagcatcagcatcagcagcatTGGGATCAGCTTGAAGGAGACGCCACACTGCCAGAGGTGCTGTTCCACGAGGCACCGCACCAGACTCCCATACCGAGAAGCAGAGTCCCCTCCGACAGGACGGACGACGAGGGGGAAGGGGACGAGGACGAGTGGGCAGTGGCCCCTGGAGAGGATGCGacccacacacagccacccaGGCCCACAGGCACCGCCGAGTGTCAGCTCAGCAAGAGGGAGAAGAACCGGCTGAAGAGCCAGCGGCgcaagcagaggaggagagaacgcTGGCTCCGCAGTCAGCTGGAGGAGAACCAACCGGTAAGACCAGGAATCAAAACAGCTTACGATAAGTGAGACAAACAGTGCTGATCTGGCTACTCTGTCTGAAGGCCATGTTGTGAGTGGTTTTCACAGagataaaggaaaaaaaaggaaaggtaGAGACTAGTGGTTTAGGCACCACAGTTCTGTTTAAGAAGTGCTGCAATTCAGATTGGAGTCCCATGTCGGACTACATTTGAATTCTAAGATTAGTTTTAGGAAACAACAACAGATGATGGTTGTTTATGGTAGTTATATGGTCGTCCTGCAGTGTACAAGAAAGTCAGTTGAAATATTTAGCATTGTTTCCATGTCTGTGAGGGGTTGAAAGCATGTATAATACTTGGCCTATCTGCTGACCTGAACATGTACTAAGTGCACACAATGAATTGACCCCAATGTTCCAATACAGAGCAGAGATAGGCACGTCAATCGGTTTTATCAGTCAACAAAGAAAACACTTTAGTCTCACAGAGACTGTGATGTCTGATTTTGGATAGCTTTCCAAACCAGACAGATAAACCTGAGAGTTACTAGACATGTGAACGTTGCCCCCAACAAGAACTCCCCTTGGCCTACATACTGGCACACTCTCTCACCTCCCCAGCACCTGCAGTTCTTCTCAGGAGCAGAGACGCCAGCGTGGCTGACTCGCTACCGTCAATTTGGACCAGGACCCACTTTGGCACAGTGGAGGTTGTTGATTATTGATCAGTGTGTTTGAGctcacacagagatagagagggagagaaagagaaagagagagagggagagaaagagagagagggagagaaagagagagtagaggtTGCGACGGAGCGACATGGGGGTCATGGCTTGCAGGGCAGGATCTCAGATGGAGGGCCCCAACGATGAGTGCTGCTGGGGGAAGCCTCTGCCCAGGAAGCTGACTAAGGTGGGTCCACTCGGCTGCTACTCACAGCGGCTTCAGTCCCAGGAAACAACTACCAGGCGATAAGCCCTTTTGCTCTCTTAAAGAGCAGCTGTAAAATGTGTCATATGTtactgggtcattccacgtcaattcaaccaaggcccacgcacttaggtctcaaaaaattctttattgatgtcaatggggcattttgcccatgttcagggtggaaaataaaaaagaaagatttgcataagacaagtcaaattggtgttttcaaaaagaagggatcatggagaataaggaaaaacatatttaaaaaatctttgtatattcccacaaggtgtttgggtgctctgaaaatgataaccaaaatgatttttcagacttgtgaggtctgctgttcagaccctgaagggattttttttctgttcattgctttttgtgagagtgtttctacttatctcagtaaggaaaataaatcaagagcctatgttgagtacaaatatgtcttctgaaggcttaaacagagcccagccaaaaactccaataaaatttgtatcaactttgagggacagctatgaccatgcaggattatccagaccaaagcGTGACGatttttgctacatactattcatatttatgtaccagcatgcaaaatttgagcctcctacatggtttagttcttgcgctgtgggcttgtgaactttgacaaaaaaaagagcccgAACAAAATCggcaccccctccccctgtaaaactggctgtatcttggaaagtattgatcttacataagagtaattttatagtgtgtctcctgggtaacataagtacacctggtaattttttcagaattttttgagacctaagtgcgtgggccctggttgaactgacgtggaatgaccctattAGTATTATTTACTCCATTTACTTCCTAATATTCTATAGCGAATATGTCACAAATTAAATGTTCTGTTAGTAGTTCTGTCTACCTATATACACAGAACAGGTGCTTGTGGTCAATTGCTTTTAATGTTCAGTAAATTGCAGGTGTATCATCAAAGTGTGGTCAGAAAAGATCATAAAAGTATAttagttttttttaacagtgtagAAACTTGGAGCGTATAGACTACTAATCACAAATTACCACTGAGCAATTTGGGAATATGCCTAATAAAAAGTTTCTAGTTCATTCATTCAGGATTTTTTAGTCCTTTATATTTCCCATCTATTTCATGAAAAAAAGTTCTGCTTTTGTTGAAAAACAGCCTTTGAGCTTTACCTCAGAGGGCAGAGAGAATCAAAACACTCGGGTGTTTGTGTGCTGGGAAATGTGAAGCCATTAGCAGAAAGTACCTCTTGCGATTACTGTTGGCAGATTTTTGGACAGCCAGCCCTGTCTGTGCTCTCAAGGGGGGTGAGAGCTCAGCCAACACTTAGCCTGGGTGTGCTGGAGCTGATTGGAGGAGCTCTTGTACCCACAATCCACAGTGGGACAAACACTGCGGAGCATGCTGCCAAGTATTTTACATTGTTACAACGTTCTGCTGTGATTCACTTCTCATTTTGCCTCCGATGGCACAGctttgcattttt
The Alosa alosa isolate M-15738 ecotype Scorff River chromosome 12, AALO_Geno_1.1, whole genome shotgun sequence DNA segment above includes these coding regions:
- the htr1ab gene encoding 5-hydroxytryptamine (serotonin) receptor 1A b; this encodes MDDRNNTSMLFPYNGTDGHDENSTAGVELTLSYQITTSFLLGALILCAIFGNACVVAAIALERSLQNVANYLIGSLAITDLMVSVLVLPMAALYQVLDKWKLGQVTCDIFVSLDVLCCTSSILHLCAIALDRYWAITDPIDYMKKRTLRRAAILISVTWLIGFCISIPPMLIMKSQTEAEEQVCVINEDPWYTIYSTSCAFYIPLILMLVLYGRIFKAARFRIRRTVRKTEKKKVKCLTVSPALFHKKPKGELGKNWKSTVEPKPTSCVNGAVKHAEDGESLEIIEVHSSSKNNLPLPDTPQSVPLFENRHEKNTEAKRKIALARERKTVKTLGIIMGTFIFCWLPFFIKALVVPFCPGCNMPAWLRDVINWLGYSNSLLNPIIYAYFNKDFQSAFRKIIKCHYCRP
- the rnf180b gene encoding E3 ubiquitin-protein ligase RNF180 isoform X1, producing MSRAFKSALDVPLMDGSWDSPEYSSALTVLRCRKCRKCLMESPSLLSIGDSAELSTCSVWHVNVDTLPDWIQSAVHQARWTVGKLNCPFCGARLGGFNFVNCSRCPCGHEDVVHVSKSRVDHESKCPVYPLRPLRAQERAGRTEELRDPEGEWLVRGSAEGCLREPQSSCPAILRLIGTSTPIAPPHRLGADAEWTAGQAALPNASSQPLSGFCGISGLSCFGESSLKRLLDLAEVETVGEVRLTSQQETPAQLVGLSHPLSPTLEAAETATGQAEHHGPSELPTPLNSGQQLQQHQHQHQQHWDQLEGDATLPEVLFHEAPHQTPIPRSRVPSDRTDDEGEGDEDEWAVAPGEDATHTQPPRPTGTAECQLSKREKNRLKSQRRKQRRRERWLRSQLEENQPGLSPPGSEDEKEREGHTCAVCLDVYFSPYMCQPCGHVFCEPCLRTLAKNRPGSTPCPLCRTVISHVLFQKELNQTAKTFFPKEYLSRKQTFQKANYAKWPLPHCPKRFRIFWGFQREGARAGRWQFPHRPFGLDALDLVNMRAWPFDIDLVIIYVYSIHWILAFLILCFVGYCFFF
- the rnf180b gene encoding E3 ubiquitin-protein ligase RNF180 isoform X2 gives rise to the protein MDGSWDSPEYSSALTVLRCRKCRKCLMESPSLLSIGDSAELSTCSVWHVNVDTLPDWIQSAVHQARWTVGKLNCPFCGARLGGFNFVNCSRCPCGHEDVVHVSKSRVDHESKCPVYPLRPLRAQERAGRTEELRDPEGEWLVRGSAEGCLREPQSSCPAILRLIGTSTPIAPPHRLGADAEWTAGQAALPNASSQPLSGFCGISGLSCFGESSLKRLLDLAEVETVGEVRLTSQQETPAQLVGLSHPLSPTLEAAETATGQAEHHGPSELPTPLNSGQQLQQHQHQHQQHWDQLEGDATLPEVLFHEAPHQTPIPRSRVPSDRTDDEGEGDEDEWAVAPGEDATHTQPPRPTGTAECQLSKREKNRLKSQRRKQRRRERWLRSQLEENQPGLSPPGSEDEKEREGHTCAVCLDVYFSPYMCQPCGHVFCEPCLRTLAKNRPGSTPCPLCRTVISHVLFQKELNQTAKTFFPKEYLSRKQTFQKANYAKWPLPHCPKRFRIFWGFQREGARAGRWQFPHRPFGLDALDLVNMRAWPFDIDLVIIYVYSIHWILAFLILCFVGYCFFF